Proteins encoded in a region of the Cytobacillus pseudoceanisediminis genome:
- the katA gene encoding catalase KatA, whose protein sequence is MTNKNNLTTSWGAPVGDNQNSMTAGSRGPTLIQDVHLLEKLAHFNRERVPERVVHAKGAGAHGYFEVTNDLTKYTKAAFLSEVGKKTPLFVRFSTVAGELGSADTVRDPRGFAVKFYTEEGNYDLVGNNTPVFFIRDAIKFPDFIHTQKRDPKTHLKNPTAVWDFWSLSPESLHQVTILMSDRGIPATLRHMHGFGSHTFKWVNEQGEGVWVKYHFKTEQGVKNLSVDAAAKMAGENPDYHTEDLFNAIENGDFPSWKLCVQIMPLEDANTYRFDPFDVTKVWSQKDYPLIEVGRMVLNKNPENYFAEVEQATFSPGTLVPGIDVSPDKMLQGRLFAYHDAHRYRVGANHQMLPINRPKNEVQNYQRDGQMRFDNNGGGSVYYEPNSFGGPTEAPEHKQAAYPVSGLAESVAYDHNDHYTQAGDLYRLMSEEERSRLVANIVAAMKPVEKEEIKHRQIQHFFKADPDYGTRIAKGLGLAVPQGVK, encoded by the coding sequence ATGACAAATAAGAATAATCTAACTACAAGCTGGGGCGCCCCTGTTGGCGACAACCAAAATTCAATGACAGCTGGCTCTAGAGGGCCTACTTTGATTCAGGATGTACACTTGCTGGAAAAACTGGCCCATTTCAACAGAGAACGCGTGCCTGAGCGGGTAGTTCATGCCAAAGGTGCTGGCGCACATGGCTATTTTGAAGTTACTAATGACCTCACTAAATATACAAAAGCCGCATTCTTATCAGAAGTAGGCAAAAAAACTCCTTTATTCGTCCGTTTCTCAACTGTTGCGGGTGAATTGGGCTCTGCTGATACTGTACGCGACCCACGCGGTTTTGCGGTTAAGTTTTATACAGAAGAAGGCAACTACGACCTTGTAGGGAACAATACGCCTGTATTCTTTATTCGGGATGCAATTAAATTCCCTGACTTCATTCATACACAAAAGCGTGATCCAAAGACACATTTAAAAAATCCGACAGCCGTTTGGGACTTCTGGTCCTTATCACCTGAATCGCTGCACCAGGTAACCATCTTAATGTCAGACCGCGGCATACCTGCAACCCTTAGACATATGCACGGATTCGGCAGCCATACATTTAAATGGGTAAATGAACAAGGTGAAGGTGTATGGGTTAAGTATCACTTTAAAACGGAACAGGGCGTTAAAAACCTTAGCGTGGACGCTGCAGCGAAAATGGCTGGAGAAAACCCTGATTACCATACAGAGGATTTATTTAATGCAATTGAGAATGGCGATTTCCCATCATGGAAGCTATGCGTGCAAATCATGCCGCTTGAAGATGCGAATACTTACCGGTTCGATCCATTCGATGTAACAAAGGTATGGTCACAGAAAGACTATCCATTAATCGAAGTAGGACGCATGGTACTGAATAAAAACCCTGAAAACTACTTTGCTGAAGTTGAGCAGGCTACTTTCTCTCCTGGAACGCTCGTGCCGGGGATTGATGTTTCACCTGACAAGATGCTCCAGGGCCGTCTGTTCGCCTACCATGATGCACACCGCTACCGCGTAGGTGCGAACCATCAGATGCTGCCAATCAACCGACCTAAGAACGAAGTGCAAAACTATCAGCGTGACGGTCAGATGCGCTTTGACAACAATGGCGGAGGCTCTGTTTATTACGAGCCGAACAGCTTTGGAGGACCTACTGAGGCACCGGAGCACAAGCAGGCTGCATACCCTGTTTCCGGTTTAGCCGAAAGTGTTGCATATGATCATAACGATCACTACACACAAGCCGGTGATCTATACCGCTTAATGAGTGAAGAGGAACGCTCCCGTCTTGTGGCAAACATTGTTGCTGCCATGAAGCCTGTAGAAAAAGAAGAAATTAAGCATCGCCAGATACAGCATTTCTTTAAAGCGGATCCTGATTATGGTACACGTATTGCTAAAGGTCTTGGCCTGGCAGTTCCGCAGGGAGTTAAGTGA